From a single Girardinichthys multiradiatus isolate DD_20200921_A chromosome 17, DD_fGirMul_XY1, whole genome shotgun sequence genomic region:
- the LOC124883145 gene encoding uncharacterized protein LOC124883145: MARCWSYLRGLSICVTVLLLVSGVVMIGVGYSSIEGNVPVAELFDQLSISDGLLALQVFGPITVVLSVLGISAAASNCKPLLLLFSALIFVEFVAMMVVASPLVHVEAQMNFAVDEIFLNVTPLHRADRYIQTELQKLQTSDSCCGLRSFEDWGNHLPDSCSCTPHVDLSSQPSNSSLLGSCVMAGANLHLPDSTTSDKIWVHSEPCGPILKSYLGFPIKLRIGIISAFATITITAIVLCLTLGLEERLRKPPVETTVDDFNRVKYQPKPSLS, from the exons GTATCTGGTGTGGTGATGATCGGTGTTGGGTATTCATCAATTGAAGGCAACGTACCTGTTGCAGAG TTGTTCGACCAGTTGTCCATCAGCGATGGTTTACTGGCTCTGCAGGTGTTTGGTCCAATCACAGTGGTTCTGTCTGTTCTGGGCATCAGTGCTGCAGCTTCAAACTGCAAACCTTTGCTTCTGCTG TTTTCTGCACTGATATTTGTGGAGTTTGTTGCCATGATGGTTGTCGCCTCACCTTTGGTTCACGTTGAAGCACAG ATGAACTTTGCTGTGGACGAAATTTTCCTGAATGTGACACCTCTTCACAGAGCTGATCGCTACATCCAGACTGAACTGCAGAAACTCCAGACCTCG GATTCCTGCTGTGGTTTAAGAAGTTTTGAAGATTGGGGAAATCACCTTCCTGATTCCTGCTCATGCACGCCACATGTTGACCTGAG CTCCCAGCCCAGTAACTCCAGCTTACTGGGATCCTGTGTAATGGCTGGAGCTAATCTTCACCTTCCAGACTCAACGACTTCAGATAAAATCTGGGTTCACTCTGAG CCTTGTGGTCCCATCCTAAAGAGCTACCTGGGCTTCCCAATCAAACTCAGGATTGGAATAATTTCCGCCTTTGCCACCATCACG ATAACGGCCATTGTTCTGTGCCTGACTCTGGGTCTAGAGGAACGCTTGAGGAAGCCTCCGGTAGAGACAACAGTCGACGACTTCAACAGAGTGAAATACCAACCGAAACCTTCCCTCTCCTGA